Proteins encoded by one window of Pseudochaenichthys georgianus chromosome 9, fPseGeo1.2, whole genome shotgun sequence:
- the pole gene encoding DNA polymerase epsilon catalytic subunit A isoform X3, translating into MVFQNSSRYKSERGQGRGEQDISEDDGSSALKRLERSQFTDEMDARFGFDRIKEPGEKTGWLINMHPTEILDDDKRMISAVDYYFIQEDGSRFKVSWGGKWPSPFKPYFYIATKKNCEREVISYLTRKFQGKVTKLEVIPKEDLDLPNHLVGLKRSYIKLSFSTVDELMKIKREISPAVRKNREKEQSNDSYTSMLSSALSGGNVNTAEEDGPSKRISDQLDNIVDMREYDVPYHMRLSIDLKIHVAHWYNVRYRGSAYHPEIIRRDDLVERPDPVVLAYDIETTKLPLKFPDAESDQIMMISYMIDGQGYLITNREIVSDDIEDFEFTPKPEYEGPFTVFNEEDEAALIRRFFDHVQETKPNIFVTYNGDFFDWPFVETRAALHGLDMYKEIGFQKDNQGEYKSTQAIHMDCYRWVKRDSYLPVGSHNLKAAAKAKLGYDPVELDPEDMCRMATEQPQTLATYSVSDAVATYYLYMKYVHPFIFALCTIIPMEPDEVLRKGSGTLCEALLMVQAFHANIVFPNKQEQVFNKMTGDGHVMDSETYVGGHVEALESGVFRSDIPCRFKMNPAAFDFLLQRVERTIRHAIEEEEKIPLDQVTNFNEVCEDIKKKLISLKEVPNRIECPLIYHLDVGAMYPNIILTNRLQPSAIVDEATCAACDFNKHGATCQRKMAWQWRGEIMPASRSEFHRIQQQLESEKFPPYFPNGPPRAFHSLNREEQAKHEKKRLADYCKRAYKKTHVTKLEERTTTICQRENSFYVDTVRAFRDRRYEFKGLHKVWKKKLSAAQESGDAAEVKRCKNMEILYDSLQLAHKCILNSFYGYVMRKGARWYSMEMAGIVCFTGANIITQARELVEQIGRPLELDTDGIWCVLPNTFPENFVIKTNNEKKPKVTISYPGAMLNIMVKDRFTNDQYHELVDPATLTYETRAENSIFFEVDGPYLAMILPASKEEGKKLKKRYAVFNEDGSLAELKGFEIKRRGELQLIKIFQSSVFEAFLKGTNLEEVYASVAKVADYWLDVLYSKAANMPDQELFELVSENRSMSRKLEDYGEQKSTSISTAKRLAEFLGDQMVKDAGLSCRYVISRKPEGAPVTERAIPLAIFQAEPSVKKHFLRKWLKMPSIHDFDIRSILDWNYYIERLGSAIQKIITIPAALQQVKNPVPRVRHPDWLHKKLLEKNDVFKQKKISELFTSEGKRQVAHQPLEAGQTADIEDFGMPPRPLQPAILISTKRKRASQAEKSQVESQDVELTQSWREILGAPPAVGNSREEILVWLRYHKKKWELQLRQRKERKKRRRLLDGEAQPVGGGVIRDQGPTGGLGSFLRKTARSILDMPWQIVQIAETSHPGLYKLWAVIGNDLHCMKLNIPRVFYVNQKVPKQEEGATYKKVNRMLPRSNIVYFLYEYSVPEDMYLKHINEINADLAAPDIEGVYETQVPLLFRALVQLGCVCMVNKHVVRDMAGREADTFDLENLEMRSLAQFSYLEPGSVRHMYLYHHSQGHKALFGLFIPSQRKASVFILDTVRTNQMPNLTNLYTAERIALLEKTSEELLPPEKHNFEVRAENDPKAIYRALQRILLNYKEERRGPTLIAVQSNWELGRLAAGMPVLEEFPVVPVHVVDEISYNVLDWQRHGARRMIRHYLNLDSCLSQAFDMARYYHLPVGNLPQDVSIFGSDLFLARHLRKHNHLLWLSPTARPDLGGKEADDSRLVMESDDRGSVEINAQGCYSTVCVELDLQSLAVNTILQSQHVNDMEGGASLGVSFDVIQQASLEDMMSGNQGASALASYDETALCSNTFRILKSMVVGWVREITQYHNVYADNQVMHFYRWLRSPSSLLYDPALHRTLHNMMKKVFLQLVSEFKRLGSTVVYGNFNRIMLCTKKRRIDDAISYVEYITNSIHSREIFHSLSISFSRCWEFLMWMDPSNFSGVKGKLPSSLVSGEDGAKQKKKSRGEGDEEGSEDEEDDPVEEDDGDGETDEVEELIESNWNIMQYLPETASCQKYFLMIVSAYIAAVYHSMKEELRRNAPGGTPVKRRGGSQATQQAVGDLSALPGMIVFSQEYVSSELTQNFFTITQKIQKKVTGTRGVNQPSEMFPVLPGSHLLLNNPALEFIKYVCQVLSLDANIVNQVNKLKRDLLRLVDVGEFSMQAQFSDPCNSYILPEVICHQCNFCRDLDLCKDPTVAQDGSVLPQWFCSNCQTQYDTESIEMALVEALQKKMMSYTLQDLVCTKCKGVKEANMPLYCKCAGDFILTFSAKSLFDQITVFRNIASHYSMSYLEETIDWLLVMSPQISQSAL; encoded by the exons TCAACATGCATCCC ACTGAAATCCTGGATGATGACAAGAGGATGATCAGTGCTGTGGACTATTATTTCATACAGGAGGATGGAAGCAGGTTCAAGGTGAGTTGGGGGGGGAA GTGGCCCTCCCCTTTCAAGCCATACTTTTACATCGCCACTAAAAAG AATTGCGAAAGAGAAGTTATCTCATACTTAACGAGGAAGTTTCAAGGAAAGGTGACGAAGCTTGAAGTCATCCCAAAAGAGGACCTCGACCTG CCGAACCATCTGGTCGGACTGAAGCGAAGCTACATCAAGCTGTCCTTCAGCACCGTGGACGAACTCATGAAGATCAAGCGTGAGATCTCACCAGCAGTACGCAAGAACAGAGAGAAGGAGCAGTCCAATGACTCCTACACCTCCATGCTATCAAG TGCCTTATCAGGTGGAAATGTGAACACGGCAGAGGAAGACGGGCCGTCAAAGCGTATCTCAGACCAGTTGGACAACATAGTGGACATGAGAGAGTATGATGTGCCGTATCATATGCGGTTGTCCATCGACCTTAAGATCCACGTG GCTCACTGGTACAATGTTCGCTACCGAGGCAGCGCTTACCACCCAGAGATCATACGCAGAGATGATCTTGTGGAGAGACCA GACCCTGTTGTTTTGGCTTATGACATCGAGACCACCAAACTCCCACTGAAGTTCCCGGACGCAGAGAGCGATCAGATCATGATGATCTCCTACATGATTGATGGACAG GGGTATTTAATCACAAACCGAGAGATCGTCTCTGACGACATTGAAGATTTTGAGTTCACTCCCAAGCCTGAATATGAAGGGCCTTTCACTGTTTTCAACGAGGAGGATGAG GCGGCTCTCATCCGGAGATTCTTTGATCACGTTCAAGAAACCAAACCAAACATCTTTGTGACCTACAATGGAGACTTCTTTGACTG GCCTTTTGTTGAGACCCGAGCTGCTCTCCATGGACTCGACATGTACAAGGAGATTGGTTTCCAGAAAGATAACCAGGGAGAGTACAAGTCCACGCAAGCCATCCACATGGACTGCTACAG GTGGGTAAAGAGAGACAGCTACCTGCCGGTGGGAAGTCATAATCTGAAGGCAGCAGCGAAAGCTAAACTGGGCTACGACCCCGTGGAGCTGGACCCGGAGGATATGTGTCGCATGGCCACTGAGCAGCCACAG ACTTTAGCCACCTACTCTGTGTCGGACGCTGTGGCCACGTATTACCTCTACATGAAATACGTTCACCCCTTCATCTTCGCTCTGTGCACCATCATCCCCATGGAGCCGGACGAG GTGCTGCGTAAAGGCTCTGGGACGCTGTGCGAGGCCCTGCTCATGGTTCAGGCCTTCCACGCAAACATCGTTTTCCCCAACAAGCAGGAGCAGGTGTTCAACAAAATGACCGGCGACGGCCACGTCATGGACTCTGAGACCTACGTGGGCGGCCACGTGGAGGCGCTGGAGTCCGGAGTTTTCCGCAGTGACATCCCTTGCCGTTTCAAAATG AACCCGGCCGCGTTTGACTTCCTTCTGCAAAGAGTTGAGAGAACCATTCGTCACGCCATTGAGGAAGAGGAGAAAATCCCTTTAGATCAGGTCACCAACTTTAATGAG GTTTGTGAGGATATCAAAAAGAAGCTGATATCCTTAAAGGAGGTCCCAAACAGGATTGAATGCCCCCTCATCTACCATCTGGACGTTGGGGCTATGTACCCCAATATCATCCTCACCAACCGCCTGCAG CCGTCCGCCATAGTTGATGAGGCCACTTGTGCCGCCTGTGACTTTAACAAGCATGGTGCCACCTGCCAGAGGAAAATGGCCTGGCAGTGGAGAGGGGAGATCA TGCCTGCCAGCCGCAGTGAGTTTCACCGAATCCAGCAGCAACTCGAGTCTGAGAAGTTCCCGCCCTATTTCCCCAACGGCCCACCTCGGGCCTTCCACTCTCTCAACAGGGAGGAGCAGGCCAAACACGAGAAGAAACGTCTGGCAG ACTACTGTAAGAGGGCCTACAAGAAGACACACGTCACCAAGCTGGAGGAGCGCACCACCACCATCTGTCAGAGAGAGAACTCCTTCTACGTCGACACCGTGAGAGCTTTCAGAGATCGTCGCTACGAATTCAAAGGACTCCACAAG GTGTGGAAGAAGAAGCTGTCGGCTGCTCAGGAGAGCGGAGACGCCGCTGAGGTGAAGCGCTGCAAAAACATGGAGATCCTGTACGATTCTCTTCAGCTGGCTCACAAGTGTATTCTCAACTCTTTCTATGGCTACGTCATGAGGAAAGG GGCGCGCTGGTACTCCATGGAGATGGCTGGCATTGTGTGCTTCACTGGAGCCAACATCATCACTCAGGCCAGAGAGCTTGTGGAACAAATAGG GAGGCCCCTGGAGTTGGACACTGACGGGATCTGGTGCGTCCTCCCCAACACCTTCCCCGAGAACTTTGTGATTAAAACCAACAATGAGAAGAAGCCCAAGGTGACCATCTCCTACCCCGGAGCCATGCTGAACATCATGGTGAAGGACCGATTCACCAACGATCAGTACCACGAGCTGGTCGACCCCGCGACCCTCACTTACGAAACCAGGGCCGAGAACAGCATCTTCTTTGAGGTGGATGGACCGTACCTGGCCATGATCCTGCCCGCATCCAAGGAGGAAGGGAAGAAGCTGAAGAAAAG GTACGCTGTGTTTAATGAGGACGGCTCCCTGGCTGAGCTGAAGGGTTTCGAAATtaagagacgaggagagctgcAGCTCATTAAGATTTTCCAGTCGTCGGTGTTTGAGGCTTTCCTCAAAGGCACCAATCTGGAGGAGGTGTACGCCTCTGTGGCCAAAGTGGCCGACTACTGGCTGGACGTTCTGTACAGCAAG GCTGCCAACATGCCAGACCAGGAGCTGTTTGAACTGGTTTCTGAGAATCGTTCGATGTCCAGAAAGCTGGAGGACTACGGAGAGCAGAAGTCCACCTCCATCAGCACAGCTAAGAGACTGGCGGAGTTCCTGGGAGACCAGATGGTGAAAGATGCTGGTCTGAGCTGTCGCTACGTCATCTCCCGGAAACCTGAGGGTGCGCCTGTCACAGAGAG AGCCATTCCTCTGGCCATCTTCCAGGCGGAGCCCAGTGTGAAGAAGCATTTCCTTCGTAAGTGGCTGAAGATGCCCAGCATTCATGACTTTGACATCCGCTCG ATCCTTGATTGGAATTATTACATAGAGCGGTTGGGTAGTGCCATCCAGAAGATCATCACCATCCCTGCAGCTCTTCAACAG GTGAAGAATCCGGTACCCAGAGTGAGGCACCCTGATTGGCTGCACAAGAAACTTCTGGAGAAAAATGATGTCTTCAAGCAGAAGAAAATCAGTGAGCTGTTCACCAGCGAGGGCAAGAGACAG GTGGCCCATCAGCCTCTGGAAGCAGGTCAAACCGCGGACATAGAGGACTTTGGGATGCCCCCCAGACCTCTGCAGCCGGCCATCCTCATCAGCACCAAGCGCAAACGGGCGTCTCAGGCAGAGAAGAGCCAAGTGGAGTCGCAGGATGTGGAGCTCACTCAGTCCTGGAGGGAGATCCTGGGGGCGCCCCCGGCTGTGGGAAACTCACGG GAGGAGATCCTGGTGTGGCTGCGGTACCATAAGAAGAAgtgggagctgcagctgaggcagaggaaggagagaaagaagaggaggaggctgCTGGATGGTGAAGCTCAACCCGTGGGGGGGGGAGTGATCCGGGATCAGGGCCCCACCGGCGGCCTGGGGAGCTTCCTCCGCAAAACAGCACGCAGCATCCTGGACATGCCATGGCAGATTGTGCAG ATTGCAGAGACCAGTCACCCCGGCCTGTACAAGCTGTGGGCTGTGATTGGAAACGACCTCCACTGCATGAAGCTCAACATCCCACGTGTCTTCTATGTCAATCAGAAAGTCCCAAAACAGGAGGAGGGTGCCACCTACAAAAAG GTGAACCGCATGCTGCCTCGCTCCAACATAGTGTACTTCCTTTATGAGTACAGTGTACCAGAAGACATGTACCTGAAGCACATCAACGAGATCAACGCTGACCTCGCGGCCCCCGACATCGAAGGAGTCTATGAAACACAG GTCCCGTTGCTGTTTCGTGCGCTGGTGCAGCTCGGATGTGTGTGTATGGTTAATAAACATGTGGTGAGGGATATGGCTGGCAGGGAGGCGGACACCTTTGACCTGGAGAATCTGGAGATGAGGTCTCTGGCCCAGTTCAGCTACCTGGAGCCTG GGAGTGTTCGCCACATGTACCTGTATCATCACAGTCAGGGTCACAAGGCTCTGTTCGGCCTCTTCATCCCCTCGCAGCGCAAAGCCAGCGTCTTCATCCTGGACACT GTCAGGACCAACCAGATGCCCAACCTGACTAACCTCTACACAGCCGAACGCATTGCTCTCCTGGAGAAGACCAGCGAGGAGCTCCTGCCTCCAGAGAAACACAACTTTGAGGTCCGCGCTGAAAACGATCCAAAGGCTATTTACCGTGCACTGCAACGCATTCTGCTAAACTACAAG GAGGAGCGTCGCGGGCCCACGCTCATCGCAGTGCAGTCAAACTGGGAGTTGGGGCGGTTGGCAGCAGGGATGCCGGTGCTTGAGGAGTTTCCAGTGGTTCCCGTACATGTGGTTGATGAGATCAGCTATAACGTGCTGGACTGGCAACGCCACGGTGCCCGGCGCATGATCCGCCACTACCTCAACCTGGACAGCTGCCTGTCACAGGCCTTCGACATGGCCAG GTATTACCACTTACCTGTGGGGAACTTGCCTCAGGATGTGTCCATCTTTGGCTCAGATCTGTTCCTGGCACGACATCTGAGGAAACACAACCACCTGCTGTGGCTCTCCCCCACCGCCAGGCCAGATCTGGGAGGAAAAGAGGCCGATGACAGTCGTCTGGTGATGGAAAGTGATGACAGGGGCTCGGTGGAGATCAATGCTCAAGGATGCTATTCCACAG tgtgtgtggaGTTGGACCTGCAGAGCCTTGCGGTGAACACCATCCTCCAATCACAACATGTCAACGACATGGAGGGCGGGGCTAGCTTGGGTGTCAGTTTTGATGTGATCCAGCAGGCCTCGTTGGAGGACATGATGTCAGGGAACCAGGGAGCCAGCGCTCTGGCCAGCTATGATGAGACTGCTCTCTGCTCCAACACCTTCAG GATCTTGAAGAGCATGGTGGTTGGGTGGGTCAGAGAGATCACACAGTACCACAACGTGTATGCAGACAACCAGGTGATGCACTTCTACCGCTGGCTGCGCTCCCCCAGCTCTCTGCTCTACGACCCCGCCCTGCACCGCACCCTGCACAACATGATGAAGAAGGTGTTTCTACA GTTGGTTTCAGAGTTCAAACGTCTCGGCTCCACTGTGGTGTACGGAAACTTCAACAGGATCATGTTGTGCACTAAAAAACGGAGGATAGATGATGCCATTAGTTATGTGGAGTACATCACCAACAG CATCCACTCCAGAGAAATCTTCCACTCTCTGTCCATCTCCTTCTCCCGATGCTGGGAGTTCCTGATGTGGATGGATCCGTCAAACTTCAGCGGTGTGAAGGGCAAACTGCCCTCCAGCCTCGTGAGCGGGGAG GACGGAGCCAAACAGAAGAAAAAGAGCCGAGGAGAGGGAGATGAGGAAGGCagtgaggatgaggaggatgaTCCAGTTGAGGAagatgatggtgatggtgaGACGGATGAAGTGGAGGAGCTCATTGAGAGCAACTGGAACATCATGCAGTATCTCCCTGAAACTGCCTCCTGTCAGAAATACTTCCTCATGATTGTCTCCG CCTACATTGCAGCAGTGTACCACAGCATGAAAGAGGAGCTGAGACGCAACGCTCCTGGAGGCACGCCGGTCAAGAGGCGTGGAGGCAGCCAGGCTACCCAGCAGGCCGTGGGGGACTTGAGTGCCCTTCCTG GAATGATCGTCTTCTCCCAGGAATACGTGTCCAGTGAGCTGACACAGAACTTTTTCACCATCACTCAAAAAATCCAGAAGAAGGTGACGGGTACCAGGGGGGTCAACCAGCCCTCGGAGATGTTCCCCGTCCTGCCTGGATCCCACCTGCTTCTCAACAACCCAGCACTGGAGTTCATCAAATACGTCTGCCAG GTCCTGTCACTGGATGCCAACATAGTGAACCAGGTGAACAAGCTGAAGAGAGACCTCCTGCGTCTCGTGGACGTCGGAGAGTTTTCAATGCAAGCCCAGTTCAGTGACCCGTGTAACTCCTACATCCTGCCAGAGGTCATCTGCCACCAATGCAATTTCTGTCGTGACCTCGACCTCTGCAAGGACCCAACTGTGGCACAG gaTGGGTCCGTCTTGCCTCAGTGGTTCTGCTCAAACTGCCAGACGCAATATGACACTGAGTCTATTGAGATGGCTCTGGTGGAAGCTCTGCAGAAGAAAATGATGAGCTACACACTGCAGGATCTG GTGTGCACCAAATGTAAAGGAGTGAAGGAAGCAAACATGCCGCTGTACTGCAAATGTGCCGGAGACTTCATCCTCACCTTCTCAGCCAAG AGCCTCTTTGATCAGATCACGGTGTTTCGGAATATCGCATCCCACTACAGCATGAGCTACCTGGAGGAGACGATCGACTGGCTGCTCGTCATGAGCCCACAGATCAGCCAGAGCGCTCTCTGA